In Colletotrichum destructivum chromosome 8, complete sequence, the following proteins share a genomic window:
- a CDS encoding Putative dynamin stalk domain, GTPase effector domain-containing protein, translating into MYPILLESGEHRDLLDNIDKLRSQGISRYVDLPEIIVCGEQSAGKSSVLEAISGMSFPTKDNLCTRFATELVLRRDANAGIRIAIIPAPERTAAEIEQISNFRPQVDINEHFLGQVVEDAKSAMGLSDKRVFTTDILHIEIRGPSQPHLTMVDLPGLFRAGNQDQSLEDATIVREMVCKYMARPRSIILAVVSAKSDFALQEVTELARKIDPRGIRTLGLVTKPDTLDAGSDSEAAYLKLVQNEDVKFRLGWHVLKNRNFQMRDASAEDRDKAEEAFFSSGIWASIAPRILGIKSLKPRLSNVLKNQILLQLPSLLRDIERNLEECRQRLKQIGPSRKTIKEQRQYLLRTSQEFSTLMKAAADGNYSHAFFGSALDEDGYKRRLRAVVQNTLTAFAADMDKNGRSRVIAKHASQDGPTGAKELSRLAYIEEVKILMRRSRGCELPGTYNPMIISELFAQQCRPWWQLATKAKDAVLQAVRHETRTILTYVANAETIELLMRFVGKTLDSLETGLDKKMSELIKPHTDGHPITFNHYLTDNVQKAQAARRRVKMENALKDLFGPDYENKEYSVMPTTILTHLLDQTEVNMEVYACENAIDYMEAYYKVALKRFIDDVSVLAVEICLIQFLPDMFTPNIVYDMTDDQVQQLAAESQELMEERAQCLERQEVLEVGLQTLRFLSRHNMVVESDALGEVDLDENTTLTEPGKSEVDSGHSTQAAPSVAGSESLGICVTPEPAVAVAYEQAEDKWAFKMTPKEEREDPWGFTFQKKSKKGKH; encoded by the exons ATGTATCCCATTTTGTTAGAATCCGGAGAGCATCGCGACCTActcgacaacatcgacaAGCTGCGCTCTCAAGGCATCAGCAGATATGTTGACTTGCCGGAGATCATTGTCTGCGGCGAGCAGTCTGCCGGAAAGAGCTCGGTGTTAGAGGCCATTTCAGGCATGTCTTTTCCCACCAAAGACAACCTCTGCACACGTTTCGCGACAGAGCTCGTCCTTCGTCGGGACGCCAACGCGGGAATCAGGATTGCAATCATACCTGCACCCGAAAGAACTGCGGCGGAGATTGAGCAGATCTCCAACTTCAGACCTCAGGTTGACATCAACGAACACTTCCTTGGTCAagtcgtcgaggatgcgaAATCTGCGATGGGATTGTCGGACAAAAGGGTCTTCACCACCGATATCCTCCACATTGAGATACGCGGGCCCTCTCAGCCTCATCTTACAATGGTCGACCTTCCAGGACTCTTCAGGGCCGGCAATCAGGACCAGTCGCTCGAAGACGCTACAATCGTCAGGGAAATGGTGTGCAAATATATggcgagaccaagaagcATCATCCTGGCTGTCGTGTCGGCGAAGAGCGACTTTGCACTTCAAGAGGTCACCGAGCTCGCCCGCAAGATTGATCCCCGAGGAATCCGTACGTTGGGTCTTGTCACCAAACCGGACACCTTGGACGCTGGATCAGACAGCGAGGCAGCATACCTTAAACTTGTCCAGAATGAGGACGTGAAGTTTCGGCTCGGTTGGCACGTCCTGAAAAATCGCAATTTTCAGATGAGAGATGCCTCCGCGGAAGATCGCGAtaaggccgaggaggccttcttcagctccGGGATCTGGGCATCTATTGCCCCACGAATTCTTGGGATCAAGTCACTCAAACCCCGGCTGAGCAATGTGTTGAAGAACCAAATTCTGCTCCAACTCCCAAGCCTGTTACGCGACATTGAACGCAACCTTGAGGAGTGTCGCCAGAGACTGAAGCAGATCGGTCCATCACGGAAGACTATCAAGGAGCAGCGCCAGTACCTGCTGAGGACGAGTCAGGAGTTTTCGACCTTGATGAAAGCTGCAGCAGACGGAAACTACAGCCATGCTTTCTTTGGGAGCGCGCTTGACGAAGATGGATACAAGAGGCGTCTACGAGCAGTTGTACAAAACACGTTGACGGCTTTTGCGGCGGACATGGACAAGAATGGTCGGAGTAGAGTCATCGCGAAGCATGCTTCTCAGGATGGTCCTACCGGTGCAAAGGAGCTAAGCCGGCTCGCATACATTGAGGAGGTGAAAATTCTCATGAGGCGTAGCAGAGGTTGCGAGCTCCCAGGCACATACAACCCGATGATCATCAGCGAATTGTTCGCTCAACAGTGCCGTCCTTGGTGGCAGCTTGCAACAAAAGCAAAGGACGCTGTTCTGCAAGCAGTGCGACATGAGACGCGCACCATTCTCACCTACGTGGCCAACGCCGAAACAATCGAATTGCTCATGCGCTTTGTCGGCAAGACTTTGGACAGTCTTGAGACTGGACTCGACAAAAAGATGAGCGAGTTGATCAAACCACACACCGACGGCCATCCAATAACTTTCAATCACTACTTGACCGATAACGTGCAAAAGGCACAAGCTGCTAGGCGCCGGGTGAAAATGGAGAACGCCCTAAAGGACTTGTTTGGACCTGATTACGAAAACAAAGAGTATTCCGTGATGCCAACAACGATTCTGACGCACTTACTAGACCAAACGGAAGTGAACATGGAAGTCTATGCCTGTGAGAACGCCATCGACTACATGGAAGCCTATTACAAG GTCGCATTGAAGAGATTCATCGATGATGTAAGCGTTCTGGCCGTTGAGATCTGTTTGATTCAGTTCCTGCCAGATATGTTTACTCCGAACATCGTCTATGACATGACCGATGATCAAGTTCAACAGCTTGCCGCGGAAAGCCAAGAGCTAATGGAAGAGCGGGCACAATGTCTTGAGAGACAGGAGGTTCTTGAGGTTGGACTTCAGACGTTGAGATTTCTCAGCAGACATAACATGGTAGTAGAGTCAG ATGCTTTGGGAGAAGTTGATCTTGATGAAAACACGACTTTGACGGAACCAGGAAAGTCTGAAGTTGATTCAGGGCATTCGACGCAAGCGGCACCTTCGGTAGCTGGCTCAGAGTCTTTAGGAATTTGTGTTACGCCCGAGCCGGCGGTAGCGGTTGCTTatgagcaggccgaggatAAATGGGCTTTCAAAATGACCCCGAAGGAAGAACGTGAGGATCCATGGGGTTTTACTTTCCAGAAGAAATCCAAGAAAGGAAAACATTAA
- a CDS encoding Putative IFI6/IFI27-like domain superfamily protein has translation MFIPDLQAVTARFALGCGSDSDSIQLFSRHLLMYSFMGSSQCGGSLGTWLHHLWSLFVDWISQPQVKIYIITWAITFTIVCIIILGLGFGPAGVGAGTLAAAFQSSMYSGFTPASGLFATLTSMGMLGIMMPWAVGIAGLVATLVTGTAWAFGAAR, from the exons ATGTTTATTCCTGACCTACAAGCTGTTACTGCCCGCTTCGCGCTAGGTTGCGGGTCTGACAGTGACAGTATCCAGTTATTCAGTCGCCACCTACTAATGTATTCTTTCATGGGAAGTAGCCAGTGTGGTGGAAGCCTCGGAACTTGGCTTCATCACTTGTGGAGTCTTTTTGTGGATTGGATTTCTCAACCGC AGGTTAAGATTTACATCATCACATGGGCTATCACATTCACGATTGTGTGTATTATCATCTTGGGTTTGGGCTTTGGCCCTGCTGGAGTTGGTGCAG GCACACTCGCTGCTGCTTTCCAGTCATCTATGTATAGTGGCTTCACCCCGGCGAGTGGATTATTCGCGACACTGACGAGCATGGGAATGCTGGGAATAATGATGCCCTGGGCTGTTGGCATTGCTGGTCTTGTTGCTACATTGGTCACGGGCACTGCTTGGGCCTTTGGAGCGGCTCGGTGA
- a CDS encoding Putative carboxylesterase, type B, carboxylesterase type B, carboxylesterase type B, active, which yields MRQDLLLLSLVASSSATAISVELKHGTVVGQQTPRTERFLAIPYAEPPIGPNRFKPPVPLQASFGTHVSPAFAPACVQTPIDLSEYANNPATMSVQALDFPFNGPVQNETEDCLTVDVVRPTNTTAESKLPVFFWSYGGGFMNGATQQYTGDKFVGFSVDMGQPVIYVAPNYRVGVLGFLPGSEIKAEGSSNAGLRDQRLALQWVQENIAQFGGDPDRVTIMGESAGAHSVVYQTIINRGNHTWNGKPLFRGAIQSSGAPHPLLDIDAVKPQGIYDRVVDAASCRNATNTLDCLRELSTADIVSAGTANPGPLSYRGLDGSYRPRPDDSDDFLPVSSDLAFQSGAYANVSFINGNTQDEGAFFSQWQTNVTTVDQLVDYFTTALPDVSRSLIAGFVDTYSLDPAAGSPYNTGTENQLYPMYKLLASVAGDSFFIFNRRMQLQLTSRERPSWSFLVSSYSTPWFGNAHGVDLYGIFSEGTRQEVTERTQSYYYVNFVNHLDPNGKEGSSPPGNMPYVGAWPRYTPENPAMLQYLNGSNVIIPDTFRAQSYEYYRRTASAWKA from the exons ATGCGTCAGGATCTTCTGCTTCTCAGCCTTGTGGCATCATCATCTGCAACAGCCATCTCCGTCGAGTTGAAACACGGTACCGTAGTCGGTCAACAAACACCTCGTACGGAGCGCTTCCTCGCTATCCCCTACGCGGAGCCGCCTATCGGCCCCAACCGCTTCAAGCCTCCGGTGCCGCTCCAGGCTTCCTTCGGCACCCACGTGAGCCCGGCCTTCGCCCCGGCCTGCGTGCAGACGCCAATAGACCTGAGCGAATACGCCAATAACCCGGCCACCATGTCCGTCCAGGCACTCGACTTCCCGTTCAACGGGCCCGTGCAGAACGAGACGGAAGACTGTCTTACCGTCGACGTCGTGAGGCCCACTAACACCACCGCGGAGTCCAAGTTACCCGTGTTCTTCTGGAGCTACGGCGGGGGTTTCATGAACGGCGCAACTCAGCAATATACCGGAGACAAGTTTGTTGGGTTCTCGGTGGACATGGGCCAGCCAGTGATTTACGTCGCGCCGAATTACCGTGTCGGTGTGTTGGGTTTCCTACCCGGCAGCGAGATCAAGGCAGAAGGATCTTCGAATGCCGGACTGAGAGACCAGAGGCTGGCGCTGCAGTGGGTTCAGGAGAACATTGCCCAGTTTGGGGGCGATCCTGATAGAGTGACCATCAT GGGCGAGTCGGCTGGGGCACACTCGGTGGTGTACCAGACCATCATCAACCGCGGAAACCACACATGGAACGGCAAGCCTCTGTTCCGAGGAGCAATTCAGAGCTCTGGCGCACCTCACCCGCTCTTGGACATCGACGCAGTCAAGCCTCAGGGCATCTACGATAGGGTTGTCGACGCAGCCTCATGCCGCAATGCCACCAATACTCTCGATTGTCTGCGGGAACTGAGCACTGCCGACATAGTAAGCGCCGGGACGGCCAACCCAGGGCCCCTGTCGTACCGGGGTCTCGATGGATCCTATCGTCCACGCCCGGACGACAGTGACGACTTCCTCCCTGTCTCGAGCGACCTTGCGTTTCAATCAGGCGCGTATGCCAACGTCTCCTTCATCAACGGCAACACCCAGGATGAGGgagccttcttctcccagtGGCAGACGAACGTCACCACAGtcgaccagctcgtcgaTTACTTCACTACGGCGCTCCCAGACGTCTCGCGGTCTCTCATAGCCGGCTTCGTTGACACCTACTCCCTTGACCCCGCCGCAGGCTCACCGTACAACACGGGCACTGAGAACCAACTGTATCCCATGTACAAGCTACTCGCGTCGGTGGCTGGGGACagcttcttcatcttcaaccGCCGGATGCAGCTCCAGCTCACGTCTCGCGAAAGGCCATCGTGGTCTTTCCTGGTGTCATCGTACTCGACGCCGTGGTTCGGGAACGCGCACGGCGTGGATCTGTACGGCATCTTCTCCGAAGGGACGAGACAAGAGGTGACGGAGAGAACCCAGTCTTATTACTACGTCAACTTTGTTAACCACCTTGACCCCAACGGCAAGGAAggcagctcgccgccgggaAACATGCCTTACGTTGGCGCGTGGCCGCGATACACACCAGAGAACCCGGCTATGCTGCAGTACCTCAACGGGAGCAACGTCATTATTCCAGACACGTTCCGGGCCCAATCATACGAGTATTACAGACGCACCGCTAGTGCCTGGAAAGCCTGA
- a CDS encoding Putative FAD-binding domain, FAD/NAD(P)-binding domain superfamily has protein sequence MEKTRVVIAGAGPVGLFTAYLLARQKIECVVLERRHGVSEHPKAHTINPRTLEIFRQAGLDVAYIRKHAAEARDAGSVRLVYGLADAEIGCFPYERQDDEVRSLTPEPLLNWPQPELERLLEKVVTETGLVQVRRGWQVDAVDMKTDTAGEAGCVCVVSCSSNSISLNGRGGDADAEADASRHSSSIQADFVIGADGVNSTVRDKMGGIKFQSVGPGHAYQSVVYKGSLRSALPAGREAMLYFCFHPEHPSEFIAHRLDSSFVHVTPVMDPVSSAAAAAPPPPPVEACLPGLQCSEVLRTIWETAPSVASSYSDAKHHRVFLVGDAAHSLPPQGGLGLNTGIADAHNLVWKLAAVMKGKSNSPHLLASYTRERRPVALANLEYSKASEAAFYSVSTTLVGLAVQYGEARAEAPDLDMDAFLRRPAVSAAAAEAVTEASKHFDSLALQLGFVYDDDDPSGMRALLDNPTGYVPRACPGSRLPHGTIRGDDDNVIDDGNGGGGGGDRQSSLLDLVPYDRFTVLHHANSVFASCDWAMDVAGLGLSEAWYDAVPEIKGGKGIIVRPDHHVLLHVDSPGQAEDAVTEYLDRGEVRRARS, from the coding sequence ATGGAAAAGACGCGTGTCGTCATTGCAGGCGCAGGGCCGGTTGGCTTGTTCACGGCctacctcctcgcccggcaGAAGATCGAGTGCGTCGTCCTGGAGAGGCGCCACGGCGTGTCGGAGCACCCCAAAGCCCACACGATCAACCCGAGGACGCTCGAGATCTTCCGCCAGGCCGGGTTGGACGTGGCATACATTCGGAAACACGCAGCCGAGGCCAGAGATGCCGGATCGGTACGTCTCGTCTACGgcctggccgacgccgaaaTTGGCTGCTTCCCCTACGAACgccaggacgacgaggtgcGCAGCCTGACGCCGGAACCCCTGTTGAACTGGCCACAACCGGAGCTGGAGCGGCTGCTCGAGAAGGTGGTGACAGAGACAGGGCTCGTGCAAGTCAGGAGGGGTTGGCAGGTCGATGCAGTCGACATGAAGACGGATACAGCGGGGGAGGCTGGCTGCGTCTGCGTCGTCTCGTGtagcagcaacagcatcagTCTCaatggacgaggaggcgacgcagacgcagaagCAGACGCAAGCCgacacagcagcagcatccagGCCGACTTCGTCattggcgccgacggcgtcaacTCGACAGTGCGGGACAAGATGGGCGGCATCAAGTTCCAGTCCGTGGGACCGGGCCACGCGTATCAGTCGGTCGTCTACAAGGGCAGTCTGCGCTCGGCGCTTCCAGCAGGTCGCGAGGCCATGCTCTACTTTTGCTTCCACCCGGAGCACCCAAGCGAGTTCATTGCACACCGTCTCGATTCCTCCTTCGTCCACGTCACGCCCGTCATGGACCCTGTGtcgtcagcagcagcagcagcaccaccaccaccaccggtCGAGGCCTGCCTTCCGGGTCTGCAGTGCTCCGAGGTTCTCCGTACCATCTGGGAGACGGCCCCGAGCGTGGCAAGCTCGTACAGCGACGCGAAGCACCACCGCGTGTTCCTCGTGGGGGATGCCGCCCATAGCTTGCCGCCCCAGGGTGGCCTGGGTCTCAACACGGGCATCGCCGACGCACATAACCTGGTGTGGAAGCTGGCGGCCGTGATGAAGGGTAAAAGCAACTCGCCGCATCTCCTCGCCAGCTACACCCGCGAGCGCCGGCCCGTCGCGCTCGCCAACCTCGAGTACTCCAAGGCCAGCGAGGCGGCCTTCTACTCGGTCAGCACCACGCTGGTGGGCCTCGCCGTCCAGTACGGGGAAGCGAGGGCAGAAGCGCCGGATCTCGACATGGATGCATTCCTCCGACGGCCCGCCGTTtccgctgcggcggcggaagcagTGACGGAAGCGAGCAAACACTTTGACTCGCTGGCCCTCCAGCTCGGATTCGTCtatgacgacgacgacccgtCGGGCATGCGggcccttctcgacaacCCGACGGGATACGTTCCTCGAGCATGTCCCGGGTCAAGGCTGCCACACGGGACGATCAggggcgacgatgacaatGTCATTGATGACGGTaatggtggtggtggtggtggtgatcGGCAATCGTCCCTTTTGGACCTCGTACCCTACGATCGGTTCACCGTGCTGCACCACGCCAACTCCGTATTCGCATCCTGCGACTGGGCCATGGATGTGGCGGGCCTTGGTCTGTCCGAAGCTTGGTATGACGCGGTTCCCGAGAtcaagggggggaagggcaTCATTGTGAGGCCAGACCACCACGTGCTGCTGCATGTGGACAGCCCGGGACAGGCGGAGGATGCCGTCACGGAGTATCTGGACCGAGGTGAAGTGCGGCGCGCAAGAAGCTAA